TTTACAAGACGAGCTGCAGAACCGGGATCTTCCTGTGAGAACGCAAGCAGTAGGGGACCTACTAAACCGTCATTCATACATTCGAAATCAGTTCCTTCAAAGGCACGACGAGCCAATGTGTTTTTTACAACACGAAGATAAACGCCTGAATTACGTGCAGTAGCACGCAATTGAGTCATTTCATCTACAGTCAGGCCATGGTATTCAGCTGCAACAACTGAATGAGCCTCAGCGGCAATCGCACTTACCTCAGCAACAATGCTTTTCTTGTCTTCAAGATTAAGAGGCACGTGTATTACTCCTGTTTCGGTTGGAGCACATAGTCAAATCTTTAGAATTTAAACTGTATGTCCAGCCAAGTATTAAAGTAAAAAAATAATTTTCATATTTTTTTACCACCTGCGGTATTTTTAATTAAATAATCAAACACACCATCTGCGTGAGAAAAAATCATCCTGATTTTATTAAGCTTTGCATCATAAATGCTCCAGCTCTCACGGTCTTTGACACACCGATACTCGGCTAGCCAAATTCTTTTAGAATAATTCCTTATATTCCTTTTATTCTTTTACTACTTGATCGAATCCAGAGAAGACGAATCAATAGTTAGACCAGGACCCATAGTTGACGACAAAGTCATCTTCATGAAGTACTGACCTTTTGCAGAAACTGGTTTCGCCTTTTTCAGACTTTCCATCAATGCATCGATATTTTCTTTAAGTGCTGCAACTTCAAACTTGGCAGTACCTACCGAACCATGAACGATACCGGCTTTGTCAGCACGGAAACGAATTTGACCCGCTTTAGCATTTTTAACTGCGCCTGCAACATCAGGTGTAACCGTTCCAACCTTAGGGTTAGGCATTAAACCACGTGGACCCAGGATCTGACCTAACTGACCGACTACACGCATTGCATCAGGAGAGGCAATAACTACGTCATAGTTTAAATCGCCGCCTTTCATTTGCGCCGCTAACTCGTCCATACCAACCACATCAGCACCTGCTGCTGTAGCCGCTTCTGCCGCTTCACCTTGTGTGAAAACAGCAACACGAACTGTTTTACCAGAACCCTGAGGCAATGTAGTTGAACCACGAACAACCTGATCAGATTTACGAGGATCAATACCCAGATTTATAGCAACATCTACTGATTCATTAAATTTCACAGTTGATAACTCTTTGATAAGTGCAAGCGCTTCATCAATCGGGTATTGCTTTTCAGCTTCTACTTTTTCCGCGATCATTTTAGCGCGCTTAGATAACTTAGCCATTATACAACTCCCTCAGTTTCCAGACCCATGCGATATGCAGTACCCGCGATAGTACGCACAGCTGCGTCCATATCAGCAGCTGTTAGATCAGGCTCTTTAGTTTTTGCAATTTCTTCTAACTGAGCGCGTGTAATAGTACCAACTTTCTCAGTATTAGGACGACCACTGCCTTTTTCAAGACCCATCGCTTTCTTAATCAGAATAGATGCTGGAGGTGTCTTAGTAATAAAAGTAAAACTACG
The genomic region above belongs to endosymbiont of Galathealinum brachiosum and contains:
- a CDS encoding 50S ribosomal protein L10; amino-acid sequence: MPLNLEDKKSIVAEVSAIAAEAHSVVAAEYHGLTVDEMTQLRATARNSGVYLRVVKNTLARRAFEGTDFECMNDGLVGPLLLAFSQEDPGSAARLVKDFAKDHEALVTKMLSVGGELLAANEIDRLAKLPTKDQAISMLMALMMAPTEKLARTLKEVPAKLVRTVEAVKQAKG
- a CDS encoding 50S ribosomal protein L1 produces the protein MAKLSKRAKMIAEKVEAEKQYPIDEALALIKELSTVKFNESVDVAINLGIDPRKSDQVVRGSTTLPQGSGKTVRVAVFTQGEAAEAATAAGADVVGMDELAAQMKGGDLNYDVVIASPDAMRVVGQLGQILGPRGLMPNPKVGTVTPDVAGAVKNAKAGQIRFRADKAGIVHGSVGTAKFEVAALKENIDALMESLKKAKPVSAKGQYFMKMTLSSTMGPGLTIDSSSLDSIK
- the rplK gene encoding 50S ribosomal protein L11 — protein: MAKKVEAYIKLQVPAGAANPSPPVGPALGQHGVNIMEFCKAFNAKTDNFEKNMPIPVVITVYNDRSFTFITKTPPASILIKKAMGLEKGSGRPNTEKVGTITRAQLEEIAKTKEPDLTAADMDAAVRTIAGTAYRMGLETEGVV